A window of Hymenobacter aerilatus contains these coding sequences:
- a CDS encoding TonB-dependent receptor has product MLLTARAAVAQDPIIAVSGNVRDNTHQALPGVTISVKGGSVGTQSDADGNFILKERLRFPFTLVFSAIGYDTREVEVARASSRLQVSLESKNMLMNEVVVSASRVEESRLRSPVAIEKLDIRAIKETPAPSFYDALENVKGVQMTTSSLTFKVPNTRGFNIPNNFRFMQLVDGVDMQAATLGVPLGNAIGPTELDIASVEITPGAASALYGMNAINGMANLTTKNPFTYQGLSVYQKLGVNHVDGIDRDPSVLTESAVRWAQVVGPSQRWAYKVNLSYLRGTDWLANTQTDQNPQTASSANPRFPELSGANNPAADLWNRYGDDNAGNVSITIPYNGRNETFNVRRSGYYERDLVNPIVRNIKADASLHYKLTDKLELSYGYRFGLMDGVFQRGNKIQLDGVTVQNHKLELRGQDFTARAYMLIENTGDSYNLNPLALNLDLQNGSNAVWGRRFQTALQSQIGEGASLADAMRQARVVADAGRAVPGTAAFNDLKNQIVHTNNWDSGVNVPGAPIPGGAALTQRSHTYHAEGIWNLGQRVKFADVIVGADARVYAVIPDGNNFVDFGRPINERTQPGGDNQYYRKVGGFAQATKLFFADRLKLTGSLRLDYNPEFNPKLNPRIAAVYTAAEKHSFRASYQNGWRFPSLFEALSFVNNGNVRRVGGLARVNEGLNYLGNSYTLASISTFNAAVNAYVAANAGATASQAALRPEIRSLLTVGNLPTEQPEQINAYEVGYRSVLFDNRLSIDADAYYNIYSGFLGQVEVSVPKDADGNQVQVGSDDAVLAALNSNRAARQDRYRVYTNARNKYHSYGSTLGLTYNFYQKFSIGGNVNFNNLSANDEADIFVTGFNTPKWATNVTFGNREIVRNVGFNVVWRRQTSFLWESPLANGRVPAYQTVDAQVNVRVPNLKTTIKVGGANVFNNRYIQYAAGPTIGGYITWP; this is encoded by the coding sequence TTGCTTTTAACTGCCCGAGCGGCCGTGGCGCAAGACCCCATCATTGCAGTGAGCGGCAACGTGCGCGACAACACCCATCAGGCTCTACCTGGCGTCACCATCAGCGTGAAGGGCGGTAGCGTGGGCACACAAAGCGACGCCGATGGCAATTTCATTTTAAAAGAGCGGTTGCGTTTCCCCTTCACGCTGGTGTTTAGCGCCATTGGCTACGATACACGAGAAGTGGAAGTGGCCCGCGCCAGCAGCCGCCTGCAAGTGTCGTTGGAGTCGAAAAACATGCTGATGAACGAGGTGGTGGTATCGGCTTCTAGGGTAGAGGAAAGCCGGCTTCGCTCGCCGGTGGCTATTGAAAAACTCGACATTCGGGCCATCAAGGAAACGCCCGCGCCCAGCTTCTACGATGCCCTAGAAAACGTGAAGGGCGTGCAGATGACCACCAGCAGCCTCACGTTTAAAGTGCCTAACACGCGCGGCTTCAACATTCCGAACAACTTCCGCTTTATGCAGCTAGTGGATGGTGTGGATATGCAGGCGGCTACCCTGGGTGTGCCTTTGGGCAACGCCATTGGTCCCACCGAGCTGGACATTGCCAGCGTGGAAATTACGCCGGGCGCCGCCTCGGCCCTCTACGGGATGAACGCCATCAACGGTATGGCCAACCTCACTACCAAAAACCCCTTCACCTACCAGGGCTTGAGCGTGTATCAGAAGTTGGGCGTGAACCATGTAGATGGCATCGACCGCGACCCGAGTGTGCTAACTGAGTCGGCGGTACGGTGGGCGCAGGTGGTAGGCCCTAGCCAGCGCTGGGCGTACAAGGTGAACCTGTCCTACCTGCGCGGTACTGACTGGCTGGCCAACACCCAGACTGACCAGAACCCTCAGACAGCTTCCTCAGCTAACCCACGCTTTCCGGAGCTGAGCGGTGCCAATAACCCCGCCGCCGACCTCTGGAACCGCTACGGCGACGACAACGCTGGCAACGTGTCCATCACGATTCCCTACAACGGCCGCAACGAAACTTTCAACGTGCGCCGCTCGGGCTACTACGAGCGGGACTTGGTGAATCCCATTGTGCGCAACATTAAGGCCGACGCCAGCCTGCACTACAAGCTAACAGATAAGCTGGAGTTGAGCTACGGCTACCGGTTTGGGTTGATGGACGGCGTGTTTCAGCGCGGCAACAAGATTCAGCTGGATGGCGTGACGGTGCAAAACCATAAGCTAGAGCTGCGCGGCCAGGATTTTACGGCCCGCGCCTACATGCTGATTGAGAATACTGGCGACTCTTACAACCTTAATCCGCTGGCGCTGAATCTGGATTTGCAGAACGGCTCCAATGCCGTGTGGGGCCGTCGGTTTCAGACTGCGCTACAAAGCCAGATCGGCGAAGGCGCCAGCCTTGCCGACGCCATGCGCCAGGCCCGCGTAGTGGCCGATGCTGGCCGCGCCGTGCCGGGCACCGCCGCGTTCAACGACCTCAAAAACCAGATTGTGCACACCAACAACTGGGACAGCGGCGTGAACGTACCGGGCGCTCCTATTCCGGGTGGTGCGGCTCTTACGCAGCGCAGCCACACCTATCACGCCGAGGGCATCTGGAACCTAGGGCAACGTGTCAAGTTTGCCGACGTGATTGTGGGCGCTGATGCACGGGTATACGCCGTAATTCCAGACGGCAACAACTTCGTGGATTTTGGCCGCCCGATTAACGAGCGTACCCAGCCCGGCGGTGACAATCAGTACTACCGGAAGGTAGGGGGCTTTGCGCAGGCTACTAAACTCTTCTTTGCTGACCGCTTAAAACTTACGGGCTCTTTGCGCCTCGACTATAACCCCGAGTTCAACCCGAAGCTGAACCCACGGATTGCGGCTGTCTACACGGCCGCCGAGAAGCATAGTTTCCGGGCGTCGTACCAGAACGGCTGGCGCTTCCCGAGCTTGTTTGAGGCACTGTCGTTTGTGAACAATGGTAACGTGCGGCGGGTAGGCGGCTTAGCCCGCGTGAACGAGGGGCTGAACTACCTCGGCAATTCTTACACGCTGGCGTCCATCTCTACCTTCAATGCGGCGGTAAATGCTTACGTAGCCGCCAACGCAGGTGCCACTGCCTCGCAGGCCGCACTGCGCCCCGAAATCCGTAGCCTCCTGACTGTTGGCAACCTACCCACCGAACAACCCGAGCAAATCAACGCCTACGAGGTAGGCTACCGCAGCGTACTGTTCGACAACCGCTTGTCGATTGACGCAGATGCCTACTACAACATCTACTCGGGTTTCCTAGGGCAAGTAGAAGTGAGCGTACCCAAAGACGCCGATGGCAACCAGGTGCAGGTAGGCTCCGACGATGCAGTACTGGCTGCCCTGAACAGCAATCGTGCAGCGCGGCAAGACCGCTACCGCGTGTATACCAACGCCCGCAACAAGTATCACAGCTACGGCTCTACCTTGGGCCTGACGTATAATTTCTACCAGAAATTCTCGATTGGCGGCAACGTCAACTTCAACAACCTGTCGGCCAACGACGAAGCCGACATCTTCGTGACGGGCTTCAACACCCCCAAATGGGCGACCAACGTTACCTTCGGCAACCGCGAGATTGTGCGCAATGTGGGCTTCAACGTAGTGTGGCGCCGGCAAACCAGTTTCCTGTGGGAAAGCCCCCTGGCCAATGGCCGGGTGCCCGCCTACCAGACGGTAGACGCGCAAGTAAACGTGCGCGTGCCGAACCTGAAGACCACCATTAAGGTTGGAGGAGCAAACGTCTTCAACAACCGATATATCCAGTACGCTGCGGGTCCTACCATCGGGGGCTATATTACGTGGCCCTAA
- a CDS encoding NADPH-dependent assimilatory sulfite reductase hemoprotein subunit, which produces MADQPKLSDVERIKTASNYLRGTLKESLADPITGAIAPDDTQLIKFHGSYQQTDRDLESERKRQKLEPLYSFMIRVRVPGGVATPEQWQRMDALSDAYGSGALKLTTRQTFQLHGILKRDLRATIQEFNDVLMDSIAGCGDVNRNVMCAANPHESALHKDVHAVAAAISAHLTPRTTAYWDLWLDGEKRYSSLVNDGEKEDFEPIYGATYLPRKFKIALAVPPQNDTDIFSNDIALTAIAENGVLQGFNVAIGGGMGMTFGMPETYPRLADLIGFVPTDKVIDVCEKVVTIQRDWGNRENRKFSRLKYTIDRVGLPAFLTELRLRLGYELEEARPYQFTGSGDSFGWSQGEDGKEHLTLFVEGGRVTNKNGVELKTALREISAFHTGEFRLTGNQNLVIANIDPKHRQRVQQVLENRGAWAQTQQQTALRLGSLACVALNTCSLAFAEAERYLPHLLDRLDTVIQANGLSDEGILIRMTGCPNGCARPYLGEIGLVGRSIGRYNLYLGADHSGQRMNKLYKEMLDEEGIVAELTPLLEAYAQDREPQEKFGDFVIRQGHVAATVQGLDFHA; this is translated from the coding sequence ATGGCTGACCAACCAAAATTATCTGACGTTGAACGTATTAAGACTGCCAGCAACTACCTGCGCGGCACGCTTAAAGAAAGTTTGGCTGACCCCATCACCGGCGCTATTGCCCCCGACGATACCCAGCTCATCAAGTTCCACGGCTCCTACCAGCAAACCGACCGCGACCTAGAAAGCGAGCGGAAGCGCCAGAAACTGGAGCCGCTGTACTCGTTCATGATTCGGGTGCGGGTGCCGGGTGGCGTAGCTACCCCGGAGCAGTGGCAGCGCATGGATGCCCTGTCGGATGCTTACGGTAGCGGGGCCCTCAAGCTCACCACGCGCCAGACGTTTCAGCTGCATGGCATCCTGAAGCGCGATTTGCGGGCTACCATTCAGGAGTTCAACGATGTGCTGATGGACAGCATTGCGGGCTGCGGCGACGTAAACCGCAACGTGATGTGCGCTGCCAACCCGCACGAGTCGGCCCTGCACAAGGACGTGCACGCGGTGGCGGCGGCCATTAGTGCCCACCTTACGCCCCGCACTACCGCTTATTGGGACTTGTGGCTAGATGGTGAAAAGCGTTACTCGAGCTTGGTGAACGATGGCGAGAAGGAAGACTTCGAGCCGATTTATGGCGCTACTTACTTGCCGCGCAAGTTCAAGATTGCACTGGCTGTGCCGCCCCAAAACGACACCGACATCTTCTCCAACGACATTGCCCTGACGGCCATTGCCGAAAACGGTGTGCTGCAAGGCTTCAACGTGGCCATTGGTGGCGGCATGGGCATGACTTTCGGGATGCCCGAAACCTACCCTCGCCTGGCCGACCTCATCGGCTTCGTGCCCACCGATAAGGTAATAGATGTGTGTGAGAAGGTAGTCACCATTCAGCGCGACTGGGGCAACCGCGAGAACCGCAAGTTCTCCCGTCTCAAATACACCATCGACCGGGTAGGGCTGCCCGCGTTCCTGACCGAGCTGCGTCTGCGCCTAGGCTACGAGCTAGAAGAAGCGCGCCCCTACCAGTTCACCGGCTCCGGCGACTCGTTTGGCTGGAGCCAAGGCGAAGATGGCAAGGAGCACCTGACGCTATTTGTGGAAGGTGGCCGCGTGACCAATAAAAACGGTGTGGAGCTGAAAACCGCCCTGCGCGAAATTTCGGCTTTTCATACCGGCGAGTTCCGCCTAACGGGCAACCAAAACCTAGTCATTGCCAACATCGACCCCAAGCATCGCCAGCGCGTGCAACAGGTCTTAGAAAATCGGGGGGCCTGGGCCCAAACCCAGCAGCAAACTGCCCTGCGCCTTGGCTCGCTGGCCTGCGTGGCTCTGAACACTTGCTCCCTCGCCTTTGCTGAGGCCGAGCGCTACCTTCCCCACTTGCTCGACCGCCTCGATACCGTTATTCAGGCCAATGGCCTCAGCGACGAGGGTATTCTGATTCGGATGACGGGCTGCCCCAACGGCTGCGCCCGCCCCTACCTCGGCGAGATTGGGTTGGTGGGCCGCTCCATTGGGCGCTACAACCTCTACCTCGGCGCCGACCACTCTGGCCAGCGCATGAACAAGCTCTACAAGGAAATGCTGGATGAGGAAGGCATCGTGGCTGAGCTAACCCCACTGCTGGAGGCCTATGCACAAGACCGTGAGCCCCAAGAAAAATTTGGCGACTTTGTGATTCGCCAGGGCCACGTGGCTGCTACCGTTCAGGGTCTGGACTTCCACGCTTAA